The following coding sequences are from one Epinephelus fuscoguttatus linkage group LG5, E.fuscoguttatus.final_Chr_v1 window:
- the ftr86 gene encoding finTRIM family, member 86 — MASAWPEEETFVCSVCLDTLKDPATLPCGHSYCLACIQSHWDKKDSKGECSCPQCRQVFKPRPSLAKSTLLAEAMEKLRTNSFKQSPSTAGSSAQPSMPIYLEVLPDRGPRQGSVYPQLPTVEPRPCPQHNRPLDLFCHDDKECVCEVCCQHGHKGHRVLKPEEERKERQKELVQMQADIQKRIQETERKLVELPHAARQHKALVQALEQESMDLFSELIKNVNQTGIEVGEALSIHETSLGSQVEGQIQNLEQEVASLRWRSGELNRLADMQDHIRFLKNFLIMEPLGQTAATGESSQEEAVVASVRVVMKELQQSIQDVCKASLAKIVRLVNPDAVASVPNGAAAAGTTVADNSCQATAKNTVYEMITDPPPLPPPRPQGHEDSSKRPSCQASAPPPPFSPPQLQPQPRAPPVTTMGLVNPDPKTREELLKYRFEPTMDARTVFRHVQLSDGDRKATMRAENLNLPDHPERFQFWRQVLCREPLGGSPYYWEVEWTGTKITIGVAYKEMERKGSDDNSRLGHNALSWSLYWSGTGFSFWHNSQEKLLGSPKARRIGVYLDQHAGILAFYRITHNQAELIHRHQTQFTGPLYPGFRFWGGVGSTVTICRLD; from the exons ACTGAAGGACCCGGCCACTCTACCCTGTGGACATTCATACTGCTTGGCTTGTATCCAGAGCCACTGGGACAAGAAAGACAGCAAGGGTGAGTGCAGCTGCCCCCAGTGTCGGCAGGTCTTCAAACCTCGACCCTCTCTGGCCAAGAGCACTTTGCTAGCGGAGGCGATGGAGAAACTGAGAACCAACAGCTTCAAGCAAAGCCCCTCCACAGCTGGCTCCTCTGCCCAGCCATCAATGCCTATCTACCTGGAGGTCCTACCGGATAGAGGGCCGCGACAGGGCAGCGTGTACCCTCAGCTTCCCACGGTGGAGCCCAGGCCCTGCCCTCAACACAACCGACCCCTGGACCTGTTTTGTCATGACGacaaggagtgtgtgtgtgaggtgtgttGCCAACATGGACACAAGGGACATCGTGTGCTTAAgccagaggaagagaggaaggagaggcaG aaagaGCTTGTTCAGATGCAGGCTGACATACAGAAGAGAATCCAGGAGACTGAGAGGAAGCTTGTGGAGCTCCCACATGCTGCCCGCCAACACAAG GCCTTGGTGCAGGCTCTAGAGCAAGAGAGCATGGATTTATTCTCAGAGCTAATCAAAAACGTGAATCAAACAGGCATCGAGGTCGGTGAGGCCCTCAGCATCCACGAGACCTCCTTAGGCAGCCAGGTCGAGGGGCAGATCCAGAATCTGGAGCAGGAGGTGGCATCGCTGCGCTGGAGGAGTGGGGAGCTGAACAGGCTGGCCGACATGCAGGACCACATCCGCTTCTTGAAG AATTTCCTCATCATGGAGCCGCTGGGTCAGACGGCTGCCACGGGAGAGTCGAGTCAGGAGGAAGCGGTGGTAGCCTCTGTCCGCGTAGTCATGAAAGAGCTACAACAGTCAATACAGGACGTCTGCAAAGCCAGCCTGGCTAAGATCGTCAGATTAG TGAATCCTGACGCTGTGGCTTCAGTGCCCAatggtgcagcagcagcaggcactACGGTAGCTGATAACAGTTGTCAGgccactgcaaaaaacacag TGTATGAGATGATAACAGACCCTCCACCTTTGCCACCTCCACGACCTCAAG GACATGAAGATTCATCCAAACGTCCTTCTTGTCAAG CTTCAGCCCCGCCTCcacctttctctcctcctcaacTTCAACCTCAACCTCGAG CACCTCCTGTAACAACAATGGGACTTGTTAATCCTGATCCAAAGACAAGAGAAGAACTGCTGAAAT ATCGCTTTGAACCCACCATGGACGCCAGAACGGTGTTTCGCCATGTGCAGCTGTCAGATGGCGATCGTAAGGCCACGATGCGGGCTGAGAACCTGAACCTACCAGACCATCCTGAACGCTTCCAGTTCTGGAGACAGGTTCTCTGCAGAGAGCCCCTAGGAGGGAGCCCTTActactgggaggtggagtggaCCGGCACAAAG ATCACCATCGGCGTGGCCTACAAGGAGATGGAGCGTAAGGGTTCTGATGACAACAGCCGTCTGGGCCACAACGCTCTGTCCTGGAGCTTGTACTGGTCCGGGACCGGCTTCTCCTTCTGGCACAACAGCCAGGAAAAATTGCTGGGTTCCCCCAAGGCCCGGCGGATTGGCGTCTATCTGGACCAGCATGCAGGGATTCTGGCTTTTTACCGCATCACCCACAACCAGGCTGAGCTCATCCACCGGCACCAGACCCAGTTCACTGGCCCACTGTACCCAGGGTTCAGGTTCTGGGGGGGTGTGGGGTCTACAGTGACTATTTGCAGGTTGGATTGA